The Juglans regia cultivar Chandler chromosome 16, Walnut 2.0, whole genome shotgun sequence nucleotide sequence aaggtcagaacggaacagaaacaaaaatagaaacagaatgttatgccaaaggttttcaaaaatcacatcatatcatatcatttcagaatatagaacatcttcagaacaaaacataatcagatcacaaaaacataatttacttacaaaatttcatattcgctctcttttgcacaattcagaaataaaatgccaaaatagctcatgtctaccccagtcataccagaaaatattttattcttaaacataatctcatgagtaatgcagagaaaataactgaggtaattcaaatttattttcataacaaaatatgcatgtttttcataaaCATCAACCccatatcttttttattttatgcaaagtctaacatATGAATCTTGTTTAtttggacttcttaactttctgATTTTTTTCACAACAGTGTTGAACAAAAATTACTCGTCACCTAAAAGATTGCCACGAAATATCcataaatatcttaaattttcacatttttcaacaCTTAACCCTAAATGCTAGGTaacctattttcttaaaaattaaaatttctcgaaatcctaaaatatcataaattcttAAATACCTATGATATCAATTTAGTTCCCTCGACTAAtacattaattctaaaatatttttgtattaatataaAGTGAGAATAGGCcgactaaaaaatattataccaaTTTTTTGCAAGCCTATGAAAATTTCACCTCCGACCTAAAGATATAGACGTTCTGACTTTGGCTTGTAAAACTCAAAGGGCATAATCTTACTTTCATCAGAATTTTATGTTCACTCTACGGGCAACGTAGCTACTTCCTATTTGAAAACTCAAAACTGAACTAGCAAGGGTGGAATGGCTGAGACTTACCGAGAGTGAAGGAGGCACGGCGGAGGCAGAGGCAGAGGTGGAGGCGCGTATGGGTGGCGGTTGAGGGTGGTCGGCGATGTGGAATAAAACtaagaggcagagagagagatcaccGAGGGAATGGGAGAGGAAGTTTACGCATGACCATGCAACGTGGGGACTTTAGACTGTGGTGCTGCAGGTCCATTGGGTGGAGTCCGACGGTGGATTGGGGGAGGCGTTATCCTCGGTGTGGTTGTTGCCATGGTGGTGGGTGGTTGTCAGTGCTGGCTCAAGGGGTAGGCAACTAAGGCCACCTCTTAAGGcccccaccttttttttttttaaaaaaaaaaaaaagagaagatagTCACATGTCCAAAAGTGATCCCtgcccaagtttattaataagccctcacttttGGCaaaggaaaaccgtggttataGTCTCAGTACTTGATCTTTACAAAAAAACTATTGAACTAAAAACTCAAGTattcaaaacaatacaaaagaCATAAAAAGCATAAAGGTACATTaccaaacatttcattttgactTAGCATTTCTGAATATGAGGTAGGTCACATGCATCTGTTCTGATTATCCCTTTTAACAAATGTGGAAGCTCCGTTTGACCTATCCATACATGGGACACCCCACTACTTCCTAGTCTTGCCAAATAATCACACTAGTAACTCAGTTGACTGTCATCGCAAAAAGGTTCcgccaaaaacaaaacacaaggcTGATGTACACGAACTAGCTTCCGTAATCTCTTCTTCGACGTTCCAATTCcccttaaattccaaaacataacttTCTTCATCATTGAATTTGTTTAGAGGGCTTGCTTGGAACCCATGTTGAGCTTCGTAACCTTCGtgtaaaatttactttcttttttgataattcagaatcagaatttcCGACCTTCTCCTTCGCTGGATGCACCACCTCCATCTCATCCTCAGATTTTGATTCCATACCAAGATGATCTTGGTCAAAAACCACCAGTTGCAAGTCCTCCGAACTAGAAGCCCGTGTACCCTATTTTCTCCTTCGTTTTGGTCATTACCCATAACCAAAACGAAGTCTTTTTCCGCTCCACTTGATTCTGCCAACATTGTCACATCTATCCCAGATTCTAAAGCCCCAACTAGTTCCCGATCACTCTCAGTTTCTCCCTTATCAATCTCAGCATCTAAAGACACCACCCGTTCATTACTTCCATCCTTTAACTCATTTTCCTCTACATTATGAATTACCAAAACAGAGGATGTCTCGATAACCTTACCTCATGAATCTTTTGCCGTATTAACCGCATCCTCCTTCTCCTTAGGAACCCAAACTCGGTTAGATTTAATATTCCTCAAGTTCTTGTAGTCTTTCCGTTCCTTGAACTTAGTCTTACATGTTTTCAGATTATGTCCCTGCACTTTACAGCAAGAACAAAAGGCTGGCAGAGTTTCATATTCAACTTCTTGGAATATACTTGCAGGCTGTCTTGGCGTTCCAATCCAAAAGGAAGATATTGGCTCTTGATCAATATTCATAAGGACACAAACTCGCGCACCATCAGTTCTTGTTGCACACCTCGTTGCATTATCCCTACGTAAAAATGTACCTATCGGAGCCACTATATTCCTGAGGTATGATTCTTGATAAAGATTTGGTGGAAGGCCAGGTAGCATAAGCCACACTAGCACCTGCACAGGTTCCTCATCTTCTTGGAACTCCACTGTCCAATGAAATGCCCGGTATGCAGCCCCTTCAATATCACAGCTTTCCCTTGATAAAGCTTTCAGGAAATCTTCTTCATTCGAGAAGCGTACAAAAACATTTCTTGGCCGGCGCATCACAGATACCACAAGTTGCGTCGAAAGACCTCATCGACTATGTATAAAACCTCTAATACGATCCAAAGAAGGCCTCTGCCGCAGGAACTTCAAGACTAACGAAAACCGAAACGAAACCATAGATCGATCCAGCTCTTCCTTTGTAAACTGCACAAATACTTCTCCCTCAACATGCTTAGGCTACCGAAGTGGAACACTGACCTTAGGGATAGCCTGAGGTGGAGTTTTCAATAAGTCCACAAAAGTCCTCTGCCGGACTGGAAGACGTGGTGGGGGTTGGGAACCCCCTGCCTCAGCCATGCGCTTCCGTGAAGCCACTCCCTAGTCAGGGAGCAGAACCTCACACATAAGGCTTACGACGAACGTAGTCCTGCTTGGAGCGTCGTAGCGTAGCTTGTATCGTTGTGttaaaaattatgtttcttGGAGCGTTTCTTGGAGCGTTCATATAGGATTCTAGTACTACATCCACCTTGAGTAGgcatccaaaagaaaaaaaaaaaatttattatgaccctaaaaaataaattataaaaaaaaaatattggttggcataaaagatggaaaatcttttacctaaaataaaatcaatcttaattggtaaaatttggtaaaaaaaaaaaaaagagtaaatatagaatttttactaaaaataaatcttactcaaaatattcaaaatttttagacaatagtaaaattggaataaaagtagcaaaatgatgatatattactcttgaatattttataaaatatgatgtttattttgatatcaatggccttatttgttttcatattgaagtattaaaataagtatttatatgaataatggaTAATAGTttatttacagaaaaattaaattctctttcaaattgttaaaatacttatagatattattaatcaaaacaatatcatatttgttttgcatctcacaaaattttaataaaattttaatgtttaatatttaaatattattatcatttttaaattaaaacttcATGTACTTAATGGTCGCCTTAGGCCAGAAAATACATTGAGCCGTCCCTGGTGGTCGTACGGGGGAAGTATCCAAGGCTGAGAGCACCAAAAATTGCTTTGTTTCAGTATTGTAAAACAGAGGACAATTGGCAATGTGGGGGTCTGTTGGAGGTTGTGGCTGGGTACGGTGGCTTACGGTTTTACATGGGGCTGGGCAATGGCCAGTGGCTTCCGTCATGCAGGGGGAAAACTCGCACGGGAGTGGTTTCCATTCGGCTAAGTGCACACGGGCATGGGTTTTTATGATGGTGAGGTCGTGCAACTAGGCTGTAGGTGAGGTCTAACGCTGTGGGTGTGGAGGTGCAGAGACATCAATGATGACTACATGGAGGTTGTGAAGGGTGGCGGCTTGTGGTGGACGATGGTTTGTGGATGGAGCTGCTTCTGTGATTGGGTGGAGACTGTCGTGGGAGGTTTGCAGCAGCTATAGGCTTGGTAAACTATCACATGCaggtatgtatgtatatattgatAAGTGAtggaaaaaccctagataaaTGAGGGAgatgtgcatgtgcatgggaGTGGACAAATACATTAGAGACGTGTAAGCTTGTGACTAACGGAAAGAGATGTGTAAAGGTGGagagttttttaaaaacaaactgcCATCGAGTCTCCCAGTTTAGTAAAAATGGGTGTGGGCCATGGGTTGATTGGGTAGAGtccatttcaaaaatttgaGTCTAGACTGgtagttaataaaaaaaataaatggattcTTCCCTACATTTTGGGCCTCTAACCAAACTCTGCAATATTCCAACTtgtctcttgaaaaaaaattatcgacCCATAAAAATCTTCGACAAATCAACTGGATTTTCATAcgtataaattcaaaaattttagaaagcggCTCAGTGCTGGACCCGTGTGTTACACAAGGAGTTCCAACACCAGAACTCTACCAGAAATATCGATTTAACCTCTAATTACAAATCACCATTTATATTAATGAAGAGACAGAATAATGAACTTACCACTTCTGCTCAGATACCATATTAATTATCACTTGTCCTTCAAATATAAAGTTATGCCAtgaattagatttattatttaacttaCTATATTAATGTTATCTTCTTCAAGATTTGATTCAATTTTTGGGCATCAAAAAATACATTATGGTGCTAATAGAAATTAGTTTTCAGGAATCCCATAACATATACAGCCCAATATTCTTCCCCAGCATGTAGTCCttactttcaacaaaataactaaaacgaaaatgtagagaagaagaaaaaaaacctaTAACGAAAATGCATCATGCATGTGTCGATTAACAAACAGAACCAATTGATCTAATAGTACTACTACTGACTCtgaaatgaaaatgcatatttctacCCATGATCAAAAGCTAGAGATGACCAGAAgctacaaaataaacaaaaatcaatgtatatataggacaatattttcataattcttgtGGCCATAACTTACAAAGATGAGAGAAACATAAAGATGATGGAGAGACTGAGGGGTATCGGGGCTGGAAGAGGGAGAAACTCAAAGGGTGGACGTGAGAGAGGTTCTCGCACGACTGAGAGGAAATCGAAACCGGTGGCTAGCTTGTGACGGCGCACGTCTGCAAGGAGACtgagaaaacagagaaatagagagggagTAAAGTAAGGGTTGGCACGCAATGGTGGACGGAGAGAAAGGAGGGGTTCGGCGACGACATCATGATGCTGTCGATGGTGGCAGTGTGAGCTAGCTAAGGAGGCTTGCGAGGGGTCACGGGAAGGGATGGCATAAGTGGGggggaagggggagagagaggaaaggagAGAAATAGAGGGattaggattttaattttttttttttttttttggggggggggggtcgtGCATTTTGGCACTTGAGTAAAAATTcacaagtttttaaatttttaattgcaGTGATTTTTTTCATcgctaaaaacttaaaaaagattCCATCGGACTACTTTAATCGCaacaagttttttaatattGCGACAAATTTTTCCattgcaaaaagtaaaaaaatcgctgcaaaaggccAATTTAATATTGAGACGAATTTTTCCAtcgaaaaagtgaaaaaatcgttgcaaaagaCTAGTTTCGAAACTTGATGTGACAAAGTCGCGACGAtgtaaaaatcgctgcaattaaagGCTTTTTAAggcgattttatttccaacagatACAAAATCGCAGCAAAATGCCTTATTTATTGTGGTGAGAATGATATTTTCCATAATCACTCAGTTCTATCCCTGAGGAAGGCAAAAGACCAATTGGAAAATTCTTACCAAGCTTACAAACAAGCATGGGAGGAAAAATTAAGAGTTCTTCCAAGATTAAGTTGGCTACCTCCACCTTGAAACCATTAGAGTTTTTCCTTTAATGCAGTAGTGAGAGACACTTTCTCAATGTCATTAGCAGTATGTCGTGATTATGATGGTAATACCCTGACAATATAGACATAAAAATTCATTCTACAAATATAGTCATAGTTAAAGCCTCGTAAGCTCTTCCAACAACGAAACTGGAAAATATGTTCAAAAGAGTCCATCTATTCTGGAGGGTGATGCAAAACTTGTTATAATAGCAATTGAAGATGAGGCCCCCTCACCAATGTGGCAAATAACTCCAATCATTGTTTTCATCCGTCAAAATCTACAACCTTGAAAAGATTGGAGCATAAACAAAATCCATCGATCACCAAATCGATGTGCACAATTTATGGTGCAATGGACAGCAACTAACCTAGTCTTTGGTTGTATATCTTAAGAAAATCTTCCTAGATgtattttgtatattgataCTAGCAAGGATCCTCCATGAGACTTAATGtatttctataatatttattgagaaatgataacagcagttaagaaaaaattacaaaaaatttacgTCTTCACGTATCAgctattgatatgttgaagattaaaaaaatttgaaattcaaattaaaattcataaaatgagtctttgtatgtttttgcaagtaaaattgtaagtatatgtAGCACTAATCATATTTATTTCCATCAATATTATGCATGCTTGATTAGAGCattttcattggattagctaaaagctaaatccaatgagaatttagctattaagtcataaaatagctcacattgaaatagctatattccaaatataatatagctacagtaatatctaaaataatttctaaatttgaaaggaactattcattcatcaaatctattttatattctttttttctctttccttttaatatcaattatttctctctccattttaaatgacaattgaaaaaatataattagaatacaattactaattaatatataatattatgaatagtaaaatatgataaaataaaataaattcataattaaaaaaattaaaacattattaattactcattactatataatgaataaatggataatctaatgtggagatttgatgtgaatagtcaaaattaaattcatcttatattattttattgttatataatgaaaaaatggctattccaatataaaaacttatgtgaatgtaatagctaaatgctaaatttatcttacattcatcaaaaaatatactttaactttatctaatccaatgagagtgctcttagaagggggggggaaaaaaaaaactaaaagtgcTTAGTAATATGTGTTCATATGGTTAGGGCTATAAAATAAACATGCTACGTGACAAACAGCTCAATTTTGAATTGATTAAAGTCGAATTTTACTCGAatcaaatattaaattggtCATTCGTAAACACAGAATTAGACTCAATTTTTAAAGATACAAATTCGTATAAAACTTGACCGACTCAATTAATGTTCAAGAACAAACTCGTATAAAGCTCAACTCGGCTCATCAACTCGACtcgtatatatttttacataaataatacaatatatat carries:
- the LOC108992160 gene encoding uncharacterized protein LOC108992160; translation: MRRPRNVFVRFSNEEDFLKALSRESCDIEGAAYRAFHWTVEFQEDEEPVQVLVWLMLPGLPPNLYQESYLRNIVAPIGTFLRRDNATRCATRTDGARVCVLMNIDQEPISSFWIGTPRQPASIFQEVEYETLPAFCSCCKVQGHNLKTCKTKFKERKDYKNLRNIKSNRVWVPKEKEDAVNTAKDS